GCAGTCGGCAGTAACGGTAGTTACTTTGTTTACTACGGTGGTACGGTAAATAGCATCGTTATGCAGCAATATAAAAGTGCTGTTGGTTTTGATGTATACGTTGGTATCAATACCAGAATACTCTATGGCCTGCCGCATCAGCTTAAAGATGGTGTCTTTCTTAGCAAAATTGTAACTGCGGTCTTTTATATACTGCCAGGTAGTTTCATCAATCCGCGGATCGAGCACGTAGGGATGATAATCGGCGCTTTCCTGCAATTTCAGGCCGGCAATATTACAGCTAGCCAGACCGCTCAGCAGCATTACAACAATTAAATATTTTATAGTTTTCATTTGTCTTAAAATTTAAAATGAATCAATAAGGAGCGTTTTGCGAGATCATTGGATTGGCGTTCAGCACGTTCTGATTGATTGGCCAGAACACCTTACGCGCATCTCCGAAACCGGTTTGCGGAATATTGCGTATCAGCTGCCTGCTTTTAATTACCGGGTCCATAGTGCTGATGATGATACCGTTTCTCTGTAAGTCAAACCAGCGTTTGGCTTCGCAGAAAAACTCCAATTGTCTTTCACGTAAAATACCATTGCTGTTTATCGGGTTGCCAAAGAGCATATCGTCTGCAGTGGCAAAATCTGTGCTTTTGTAAGCAGGTAAGCCGGCACGGGTTCTTACCATGTTGAGGTAAATCAGGGCGTTGGCCTGGTCGCCGGTGCGGTTCAGCGCCTCGGCACGCAGCAGGTAAATATCAGCCAAACGATACAGCGGAAACATCAAATTAGCTTGCGGCGAGTTTGGATAGATCTGGTTGCCGTTTTTATCAAGGTTTACCGCATAGTATTTCAAAATCTTATCGTGATTATTCACCTTGAAATCTATGGTTTGTGCGCCCCTGATATCTGCAGGCGTAGTAGTATAATAAGTCCACAATGCAGGGTCTATAGCAAAATCGCTATTGGTATCGCCAGCGCCTATCTCTTGGGCTGTTTTGTTACCGCCGTCAACTGTAAAATCCCAGTTCAGGCTCCAGATGTCTTCTTTGGTGTTATTTGGCGCAATGAAAATATTTTTCCAGTTGGCAGTAGTTTCCAGGCTGTAACGGTTCAGCTTAAGCAGATTATCACACCATAGCAAGGCATTGGTATAATCATGGTTATACATATAAACATCCATCAGCATGGCGGCAATACCACCTGAGTTGAGGTTCCAAACCACCGCGGCTGTATGGTCTGACAGGTCATACGCTTTTAAAAGATCAGGCAGAATGACATTTTTCACAATATCTGCCGCAGGCGTTACTGCTTTGTACGGATCAGTACTCAGATCTTCATAAGGCACCGTCCAAACCGGCACATTGCCCCACAGCCTGATAAGCCAGAAGTAGCAATAAGCGCGGATACCTAGTGCCTGTGCTTGCAAATCTTTAGCCAGCGCAGGGTCAATACCTTCAATAGTGGGTATATACTTGATAGCAAAATTAGCA
This region of Mucilaginibacter yixingensis genomic DNA includes:
- a CDS encoding RagB/SusD family nutrient uptake outer membrane protein; the protein is MKKIFCSILVMLSVSLFSCRKLLNQPPQSQLAASEFWKTSDDAVAGVAGIYDGIQDMFSSQFIYWGDGRSDNLTYHPTYNDGLPLALNVLTPTTNGADWTLIYATIGRANFAIKYIPTIEGIDPALAKDLQAQALGIRAYCYFWLIRLWGNVPVWTVPYEDLSTDPYKAVTPAADIVKNVILPDLLKAYDLSDHTAAVVWNLNSGGIAAMLMDVYMYNHDYTNALLWCDNLLKLNRYSLETTANWKNIFIAPNNTKEDIWSLNWDFTVDGGNKTAQEIGAGDTNSDFAIDPALWTYYTTTPADIRGAQTIDFKVNNHDKILKYYAVNLDKNGNQIYPNSPQANLMFPLYRLADIYLLRAEALNRTGDQANALIYLNMVRTRAGLPAYKSTDFATADDMLFGNPINSNGILRERQLEFFCEAKRWFDLQRNGIIISTMDPVIKSRQLIRNIPQTGFGDARKVFWPINQNVLNANPMISQNAPY